Genomic segment of Pseudomonas sp. DY-1:
CTGCCCACCGGCCAGGACCTGAAAGAAGCCCTCGAACAGGTCGACAGGGCCACGGCCTCCTACCCGGCCTACTACATGATCAACTGCGCCCACCCTGACCATTTCGAGGATGTGCTCGTTCCTGGAAGCCGCTGGGTGCAACGCATACGCGGACTGCGCGCCAATGCCTCGCGCAAGAGCCATGCCGAGTTGAACGAGGCCATCGCGCTTGACAGCGGCGACCCCGAGGAGCTTGGCGCACAATATGCCTGGCTGCGCCAGCGCCTGCCGCACATCAATGTCATGGGTGGTTGCTGCGGCACCGACCACCGCCATATCGAGCAGATGGCCAAGGCGTGCAAGCCGCTGTTCCGTGCAGCGTTGTAGGGTGGCGCGATCCTTGTGGGGGCGATTTCAATCGCTATGGGCCGCTCAGCGATCCTGGACATTGGCGGGCAGGACTTGGTCCTGCTCAGCAGCTGAAGTCACCCTCACAAGGCAGCCATCTCCTTTGCACGCATTCCCTTGCACCTGGCTTTCCCGTCGAAAATACCCGACTAAAGACGTCAACTATGCTTTAGGTGAACACGCACGGCGTGAGGTCACCATGATCCGCTGGCTACTAAGCAGGCTCCTGTGCCTGGCCCTGATCGCTCCCGGCACGCTGCTGGCCGCGGGAAGCATCAGCGTGCTCTCCATCGACGGCCCCATTGGGCCTGCCACCGCCGACTACCTGACCCGGGGAATCGAACGCGCCGAGGAAGACAAGGCGCAACTGGTGGTCATCCAGATCGACACCCCTGGCGGCCTCGACACCTCCATGCGCAGCATCATCAAGGCGATACTCGCCAGCCCCGTACCGGTGGCCAGCTTCGTCGCCCCCAGTGGCGCACGGGCCGCCAGTGCCGGCACCTACATCCTCTACGCCAGCCACATCGCGGCCATGGCACCAGGTACCAACCTGGGCGCAGCTACACCGGTGCAGATCGGCGGCATGCCCGGCCAACCTGAAGGCGACAAGCCTGCCGGCGGCAAGGACGAGAAGCCAAAAGACGACAAGACCGCGCCAGCGGGTAACGAGGAAACCCTGGCTCGCAAACAGGTCAATGATGCAGCGGCCTATATCCGCGGACTGGCGCAACTTCGCGGGCGCAACGCCGAGTGGGCCGAGCGCGCAGTGCGCGAGTCCGTCAGTCTCTCCGCCACCGATGCCCAGCGCCTGAAAGTAGTGGACCTGCTAGCCCGGGATGTACCGGACCTGCTCGCCAAACTGGACGGCAAGAACCTGGAAGTCGCCGGACAGAAAATCTCACTGGCCACCAATGGTGCGCGGCTGGTGCAGCACGAGCCGGACTGGCGCGCGCAGATCCTCGCGGTCATCACCAATCCCAGCGTGGCGCTGATCCTGATGATGATCGGCGTCTACGGCCTGATCTTCGAGTTCTCCAATCCCGGTAGTGGCGTTGGCGGCGTGATCGGCGGCATCTGCCTGATCCTCGCGCTCTATGCGCTGCAGCTGCTGCCGGTGAACTTCGCCGGCATCGCGCTGATCCTCCTGGGCATCCTGTTCATGGCGGCAGAAGCCTTCATGCCCAGCTTCGGCATTATCGGATTCGGCGGCATCGCCGCCTTCGTCGTCGGCGCAGTAATCCTGATCGACACCGAAGTTCCGGGCTACGGCATCCCGCTTTCGCTGATCATCACCGTGGCCCTGTCGAGCGCACTGGTGATCTTCGCCATCCTCGCCATGGCCGTTCGTTCCCGGCGGCGCGCACTGGTCAGCGGCGATGCCGGACTGGTGGGCAGCCAGACCACCCTGCTCGATCTCGGGGTGGACGACCCGCACATTGGCTGGGTCCAGTTGCAGGGCGAGCGCTGGCAGGTGCGCAGCGATGCCCCCTTGAGGAGCGGCCAGCGCGTGCGCGTGCTGGCACGCAATGGACTGCTGCTGGACGTGACGGCGGATGAGCGTCCGCCCAGAGGAGACTGAAACATGGCCTTTCCGCTGAGCTTTGCCACCCTCCTGTTCCTATTGATCGTCCTGGCGGTATCGGCCATCCGTGTCCTGCGCGAGTACGAGCGCGGCGTAGTGTTCCAACTCGGGCGATTCTGGAAGATCAAGGGTCCGGGGCTGGTTCTGATCATCCCGGCCATCCAGCAAATGGTTCGAGTCGACCTGCGAACCGTGGTCATGGACGTTCCGCCCCAGGACGTGATCTCCCGCGACAACGTCTCGGTGAAAGTCAACGCGGTGGTGTACTTCCGCGTGCTTGACCCGGAGCGCGCCATCATCCAGGTGGAGAACTTCCTCATGGCCACCAGCCAGCTCTCCCAGACCACACTGCGCGCGGTGCTCGGCAAGCATGAGCTGGACGAGATGCTGGCCGAACGCGAACGCCTGAACGTCGACATCCAGCAGGCGCTGGATGCTCAGACCGATGCCTGGGGGATCAAAGTCTCCAATGTCGAGATCAAGCACGTCGACCTCAATGAAACCATGGTTCGAGCCATCGCCCGCCAGGCCGAGGCCGAGCGTGAGCGGCGGGCCAAGGTGATCCATGCCGAAGGTGAGCTGCAAGCCTCCGAGAAGCTGATGCAGGCCGCCGAGATGCTTAGCCGCCAGGCCGGCGCCATGCAGTTGCGCTACATGCAGACGCTGAACGCCATCGCTGGCGACAAGACCAACACTATCGTCTTCCCGTTGCCAGTGGATTTGCTCGGTGGCATGAGCGATGACGGGAAGCAAAAGAACAGCAAGGATTGAGATATCGGCCCACACCCTGTTTTCCTCGCACTTTTCAGGGAGATTCCCTGAAAAGGCTCCCGTATTCGGCGGGGCCGCTATGCCGGGGTTTCTACACTTGTTCCAAGGACAACAAGAACCCTGGAGGTCGCCATGCGTATCGGAGTGCCGAAGGAGATCAAGAACCACGAGTATCGGGTCGGCCTGACCCCGCAATCTGTGGCCGAATTGACCCGCCTGGGGCATGAAGTCTGGGTAGAGACCAAGGCTGGAGCCGCCATTGGCTTCTCCGACGAGGACTACCAGGCCGCGGGTGCCAAGGTGGCCAGCAGCGCCGGCGAGGTCTTCGAGCAGGGCCAACTGATCGTCAAGGTCAAGGAGCCGCTCACCCAGGAGCGCGCCCGCCTGCGCCCCGAGCAGACCCTATTCACCTACCTGCACCTGGCACCGGACCGTCCCCAGACCGACGAACTGATCGCCTCCGGTGCCACCTGCATCGCCTACGAGACCGTCACCGACAGTCACGGCCGACTGCCGTTGCTCGCGCCCATGTCGGAAGTGGCCGGGCGCATGTCCATCCAGGCCGGCGCCAGCTGTCTGGAAAAAGCCAAAGGCGGCAGGGGCGTGCTGCTCGGCGGCGTACCCGGTGTAGCGCCGGCCAAGGTGGTGGTGCTGGGTGGCGGAGTCGTCGGCACCCATGCGCTGGCCATGGCGGTTGGTCTCGGGGCCAACGTCACCGTACTGGACAAGAGCGTTGATGCCCTGCGCCGGCTGGATTCCCTCTACGGCAATCGCATCACAACCCTCTATTCGACCCACAGTGCCTTGCGCGAACAGGTGTTGGCGGCGGACCTGGTGATTGGCGGGGTGCTCATTCCCGGCGCCGCGGCACCCAAACTGGTCACGGCCGAAATGGTGGCACGCATGCAGGATGGCGCGGTGATGGTGGACGTCGCCATCGACCAGGGCGGCTGCGCGGAAACCTCGCGGGCCACCACCCACGCCGAGCCCACCTACGTAGTGGATGGCGTCGTGCACTATTGCGTTGCCAACATGCCCGGCGCCGTGGCACGTACCTCCACCCTCGCCCTGAACAACGCCACCCTGCCCTTCGTCATCGCCCTGGCGCAGAAGGGAACACGCAAGGCCCTGGAAGACGACCTGCACCTGCGCCATGGCCTCAACGTTGCCAAGGGGCGACTCACCAATGGCAGCGTCGCCGCCGCGCATCATCTGGACTACGTGCATCTGGAGGAGATGCTCAAGCAGCTCTGACCCTTTTCGCGACTGAAGTCGCTCCCACAGGTGGTCCCTTGTGGGAGCGACTTCAGTCGCGATGCTCGCCACGTCCCGACTCAAAGCTGTACATCCGAGCGTGGAAAACCTCCAGGCCACCTTGCGCGCCTGCGCCGACCTCGACCAGCAGGCCGCGCGCCTGCAACAGCTGGCGGGTAGCTTCCGCATCTGACAGCAGTAGGAGCGAGCTCGCTCGCGAAAGATCGTGCTCGGACGCTTCGCGAGCAAGCTCGCCCCTACAAGTGAGGTGCCAGATTCCGCGCTCAGGGCGACCGCTGTGGCACTATCTCGCTCTCCCACAGCGCCCAAGGATCGCCCCGCGTGGATTCCTCCGTCTTCCTCATGGTCATTACTGCCGCCGCGCTGCATGCCGGCTGGAATGCACTGCTGAAGATCGGTCTCGACCGCTTCCTCACCGCCTCCCTGATCCAGATCGCCGCCGGCCTGGTCGCGCTTCTCGCACTGCCCTTCGTGGCTGTGCCCAGGCTGGAAGCCTGGCCCTGGATCGTGCTCTCCGCGATTTTCCACATTGGCTACAACGTCTACCTGGCCCGCGCCTACCAGCACGGCGACCTCGGGCAGGTTTACCCGCTGGCGCGCGGCAGCTCGCCGCTGATGGTGGCGGCGCTGTCGGTGTTGCTGCTGGGTGACCGAATCAGCCTGGGTGAGCTGACGGGGCTACTGGTGCTGGTGGGTGGGATCTTGTTGATGGCAGTGCGCGGCGGTCGCGGCAAGGAGCCCCTCCATGCATCGCTGGTCGGCAGCGCCCTGATGACAGCGCTGTTCATCGCCGGCTACACGCTGTCCGATGCCACCGGGGCACGGAGCAATGGCGATGCGCTCTCCTACTCGATGTGGTTGTTCTCGGTGAACGCCCTGGTGATGGTCGTGGTAATCGCTATCACCAGAGGGTCTCGAACTTTCCTGCAACTGGGGCCCCACTGGCGTGGCGGCCTGGCGGGAGGGGCGATGTCGCTGGCGGCCTACAGCATTGCCATCTGGGCCATGACCCGGGCGCCGGTGGCGCTGGTCTCCGCATTGAGGGAAACCAGCGTGCTGTTCGCGCTGCTGATCGGTGCATTACTGCTCAAGGAGCCGGCGCCACCGATCCGCCTGCTGGCCTGCGGGGTGATAGCAGCAGGCGTGGCGATACTCCGACTGCTTTAGCCGCAGCTGAACTGTTTGACGACGTCAGTCGCGTCCACGTCGATGTTCAGGCGACGGGAGTTGTAGTCCATGGTGATCGGCTGGTTGGGACGCAGCACGCGAGCGGTTTCGGCACCGGACTGACGCTTGGCCTGCTCGACCAGTGCGACATTGGCGGTCTTGCCCACCAGGGCGGAGACCGCCGAGCTGTCGCAAGTGCCAGAGAGCGAAGGCGCAGCAGCGCTGGTGCTTTCTTCGGCTGCAGGCGCGTCGGGGGTTTCTGGTTTGTCGGTCGAGCTGCAACCGGCCAGGAGCAGGCCGGCAAAGGCAAGACTGAGAGAAATCGACTTGAAGTGCATACAACGGTCCTCTTTTGAACGAATGTCCTGGCGTGCGCCTGCAATGGAACGGCAAATGCGGCGGGGCTCCTGCCCGCCGGCGCACGGCGGGTGCATTCTATCCTCTGCCTTTGACTCCGGTCAGTCATGTGCGGCCTAATGCCCGGCCCCTGAAACGCGCCGAAACACTACATGTCCCATAACCCGAGCATCCGCCCCAGCGTCCTCCACCTGCCCCCGGGCAACTGGAGCACCGTGCTGGACTGCCTTTGCGAGCGCTTTCCTGCTATCGCCCGCGAGACCTGGGTGGAGCGTATGCACAGCGGCAAGGTGACGGATGGCGACGGCAACCGGATTGGGCCGGCGCATCCCTACCAGCTGGCATTACGAGTGCACTACTACCGCGAAGTGAAGGACGAGAAGATCATCCCCTTCGAGGAATCGGTGCTGCACGTCGATGAGCATCTGGTGGTAGCCGACAAGCCGCACTTCCTGCCGGTGATGCCTGCCGGCGAGTACGTCGAGGAAACCCTCCAGGCGCGCCTGACACGGCGCCTGGGCAATCCCCACCTGGTTCCCCTGCACCGCATCGACCGCCATACCGCCGGCCTGGTGCTGTTCTCCGCGAACCCGGCCAGCCGCAACATCTACCACGCGCTATTCCGCGACCGCGAAATCCACAAGCGCTACGAAGCCATCGCCCCGGCCCTGCCAGGATTGGACTTTCCACTCCTGCGGGAAACCCGCCTCGGCAAGGGCGAGCCCTTCTTCCGCATGCAGGAAATGGAAGGCGAGCCGAACACCCGCACGCGCCTGGATGTGCTGGAGAAGAATGGCGACCTCTGGCGCTACGACCTCTCGCCCATCACCGGCAAACAGCACCAGCTGCGGGTGCACCTGGCCGCCCTCGGCGCGCCGATCTGCAATGACGGCTTCTACCCGGAGCTGACCGACAAGGGCGGCTCGGACGACTACCAGCGCCCCCTCAAGTTGCTGGCCCGCAGCCTGGCCTTCGACGACCCCATCAGCGGCGAGTCGCGCCACTTCGAGAGCCAACTACGCCTGGACTGGTGACCACCCCGATCCAACTGCGCTTGACGGCGAATACGCCACGAATAATATTACAACCATAATTCAAGCGAGATATTACCGGGCTGGAAGGCTGCCCGTTGTCCACTAGTCTTCTGCTTTCCCCCTACGAATTCCTGACCGAGGTGAATCCATGAGTGCGTACGACGTGGTGGTGATAGGCGGCGGCCCAGGCGGCTACAACGCGGCGATCAAGGCCGGGCAACTGGGCATGAAGGTGGCCTGCGTCGAGGGTCGGGACACCCTCGGCGGCACTTGCCTGAACGTCGGCTGCATGCCGTCCAAGGCCCTGCTCCACGCATCCGAACTCTATGAAGCGGCCTCCGGCAAGGAGTTCGCCATCCTTGGGATTCAGGTCGAACCCAAGCTGGACCTCGCACAGATGATGAAACAGAAGGCCGAGAGCGTCGCCGCGCTGACCAAGGGCATCGAGTTCCTGTTCCGCAAGAACAAGGTGGAATGGGTCAAGGGCTGGGGCCGCATCGACGGCGCCGGCAAAGTCGTGGTGACCTCGGCCGACGGCCAGCAGCAGACGCTGGAGGCCCGCAACATCGTCGTCGCCACCGGCTCGGTACCAAGTCCCCTGCCCGGCGTGACCATCGACAACGAGCGCATCCTCGATTCAACCGGAGCCCTGTCGCTGCCGGAGGTGCCCAAGCACCTTGTGGTGATCGGCGCTGGCGTCATCGGACTGGAGCTCGGTTCGGTCTGGCGTCGCCTAGGCGCCCAGGTGACCGTGGTCGAGTACCTGGGCCGCATCTGCCCTGGCCTGGACGAGGAAGCCGCGAAAACCCTGCAACGCTCCCTGACCAAACAGGGCATGACCTTCAAGCTCAGCTCCAAGGTCACCAGCGCCAAGTCGGACAAGACCGGCGTCGAGCTATCCATCGAGCCGGCCGCAGGCGGCCTTGCGGAGAATCTCAAAGCGGACTACGTGCTCGTCGCCATCGGCCGCAGGCCCTACACCGAAGGGCTGGGCCTGGAGACCGTGGGTCTGGCAACCGATAACCGCGGTGTGCTCACCAACGAACGCCACCAGACAACGGCTCCCGGTGTCTGGGTGATCGGAGACGTCACCTCCGGCGCAATGCTCGCGCACAAGGCCGAAGACGAAGGCATCGTCTGCATCGAGCGCATCGCCGGACAGGCTGCCGAGGTGAACTACAACCTAATCCCGAGCGTGATCTATACCCGCCCGGAAGTGGCCAGCGTAGGCAAGAGCGAAGAACAGTTGAAGGCTGAAGGCCGTCCCTACCGCGTCGGCAAGTTCCCCTTCACCGCCAACAGCCGGGCCAAGATCAACCATGAGACCGAAGGCTTCGTGAAGGTCCTGGCGGACGAGCGCACGGACGAAGTGCTGGGTGTGCACATGGTTGGTCCGAGCGTCAGCGAAATGATCGGCGAGTACTGCGTGGCCATGGAGTTCTCAGCTTCGGCCGAAGACATCGCCCTCACCTGCCACCCGCACCCGACCCGCTCCGAAGCCCTGCGCCAGGCCGCGATGGATGTGCACGGTGCGGCGATGCAGGCCTGATCCCACGTTCACCCTCGGAGGATGGGCCGAGCCCGCGCGCAGGGTTTTCGCGTCCCATCCTACGGGTCACCGCCTTCGGTGATACCCGCCTCCAGTGCTACTCCCCAAGTCGCAACGCAGTCTCCGCCCGAGGCGGTAGATGCTCGGTGCAGCAGCTCAGGAAAATGTCGAACTCATCCGCCAGGCCCTTATCCAACTAATGAAGCGCTTGCCACAAGGCACCGCTCCCCGACCGGAAGCAGATTGCGCCACATCGCCAGGGGCCGCCACGGCTATTGAGTGGCAGGCCCGGGAGGACACAGATGACGAAGTTTCTGTCTTGCTCATGCGTGTGGGCATTGCTTGCCCTGGTTGGCTGCGGCGCCGGCAGCGGCACGGATTCGGAGTCGGGGACCGCTGATAGCGAACCCGCTACGGCGGATACAGGGGTGAACGATCCCGCGACCATCGAAGCCGGCAAGCAGATCTTCCGCTTCGACACCTTCGGCAACGAGACGCACTGGACCCAGACGTTGCGACTCCACGAGATCGTCGACAGTGAGATCCAGCCAGTGGAAGCCTTGGCACTGGGGCTGAAGGTAGACCTCGACAAGCTGGATTTCACCAAGTTCGTGCTGAAAAACCCATTGTTCGCCAGCGGCACGCGCGAATTATTGCGGCAGGACGCCGTAGTCGGATTAAAGGCAACCTTCGACGAGAAAGGCCGCATCGCGACCCTTGGGGTGACCTGCGCGTTATGCCATTCCACCGTCGATAATGCCTTGCTCCCTGGCATCGGCCACCGGCTCGACGGCTGGCCTAACCGCGACCTCGATGTGGGCGCCATCATTGCAATGTCGGCAGCGCTGACCGCGGAGCAGAAAGCCGTCTACAAGTCGTGGGGCAAAGGCAAATACGATCCGCGCTACAACCTGGACGGCCGAAACGGGCCCGTGGTCATCCCCCCTGCCTATGGTCTGGCGGGCCTCAACCGGGTGACCTTCACCGGCGATGGCGACAACATTGCCTATTGGAACCGCTACGTCGGTGTCACTCAGATGGGCGGGCATGGCACGTTCACCGAACCACGCACGGGGGTCAGCGTCACCAATGGCAGCGACGATCTGATCAGCAGCAAGCTGCCGGCCCTGCAGGCGTACCAGTTGTCTCTGGAAGCGCCACGACCACCCGCACGCATCGATGCCGAGGCAGCGCAACACGGCAAGGTCCTGTTCGACGGCGCTGCCCGCTGCGCTACCTGCCACAGCGGGCCCAAGTTCACTGACGCCAATACCCGACTGCATGCCCTTGCTGAAGTGGTCAGCGAGCCCGAACCCGAAGGTGCTCCCAGCTATGCCTCGCGTGGCGCGACCAAGCAGTATCGGACCTCACCGCTACGAGGCGTCTGGCAACATCCGCCGTATTTTCACAACGGCACCGCTCCAACCCTGGAAGCCGTGGTAGCGACCTACAACACCAAAAAGTCGCTCGGTTTGAGCCAGGCGGATATCGCAGATATCGCGGAATACCTGAAGTCGCTGTGACGTCGCGAGAAGCTGCATTGCCCGTAGGAGCTGGCTTGCCAGCGAATAGCCCCTTATTCGCTAGCAAGTTAGCGCCTACAAGGCTCCTGTACCGACATAGCCAATGAGTTCCCCCCATAGGATCAGACCGTAGGGTGCGCTGTGCGCATCGACTTCAGGAACCGCTTCGACACCCCGTCACACCGCCGGTGCGCACGGCAAACCCTACCGGAGTGACCTCATCCCCCCAGAGACCCCTCCCATCAGAACGAAAGCGCCCTGCCCAGAACATCTCCGCGCGGGTCGCCTTCGCGGCTTACCAGCGCGTAGTTGTAGCCATCCCTCGACCAGTACCGCGCCTCCAGTTCGCCGTCGCGACGCTGGCCCCTCTTCATGCTCGGATAGAGCGAGCCCGGCGCTCGCAGGTACAGGCTGACCCGTTGCCCCTGGCCATCCTCGAACAGCAACAACGCCGCGGCCCCCTGCTCCGTCACCAGCCAGCGCCCACCCACCGGGTTGAAGCCATAGGGGCTGAGATCGGGAATCCGCGCCGCGTGGCTGAAGCGCTGGTCCAGCCAGGCCTGGAGTTCTCCGGGCCGGGTCACCTGGATATCGACCACAGGACTCGCCGAAAACAGCCGGTGGGCCTGCAGGGCGTCCTGCATGGGTGGATTCGCGGCCGCGAGGCTCATGTCCCGTGCCTGCCAACCACCGATGCCACCAGCACCCAATGCCAGCACGAAGGACGCGGCCAAGGCGAGGCGCCGCTGCTTGCGCGCGTGCATCGAGCGACGTATCGCCCGGGGGTCCAGGCGCGGGTTAGGTGCCAACCCCGGACTGGCGAGTGCCGCCCGTAGCGCCTGAGCGTCGCGGCGCCAGGCTTCCACTTGCGCCGCCGCCTCAGGGTTGGCTGCCAGATAAGCCTCCACCGCCTGGCGTTGCTCAGCATCCAGCTGGCCGTCGAGATAGGCGTGCAGGTCGTCTTCACCGGGATGGAATACGTTCATTTGAGTACCCGAAGCTGAGGGTTGGACATCTCGCCCTCGGCCAGTTCGCGCAGCGCCTTGCGCGCGCGGGACAGCCTGGACATCACGGTGCCGATGGGGATTGCCAGGGTTTCAGCGATCTCCTTGTAGCTGAGCCCTTCGACGCTCACCAGCAGCAACAGCGCACGCTGCTCCGCCGGCAGCCGGCCAAAGGCTTCCAGGGTGGCCTGGTTGACCACGAGGTCCTCGGTGGACGGCGCTTCCTCACTACGCGCGCCGAAGAACTCCAGCAGCCGCGCATGACGTCGGGCGCGGCGCTGACCATCGAGGAACTGCCGGTAGAGGATGGAAAACAACCAGGCGCGCAGGTTGCCGTCGCCCTTGCTGCTCCAGCGGGAAAGCGCTCGTTCCAGTGTCGCCTGGACCAGGTCGTCGGCACTGCTGGCATTGCGCGTCAGCCACAGAGCAAAACGCCGCAGTCGCTGTAACAACTCCCGCAGTTCCGCGTCTTCAATCATGTTCATAGCCAGTTCGTGTGCCGCTCTTGCCAAGGGTGCGACGGGTAGACGCGCGAAGCAGGATTTTATTCCCGGCCGGGAATAAAGGTCGCCCGCCTGCGTCATACCGGCTCATGGACAAGGGCATATCGCCCGGGAGTATCGCATGAGCAAGGCAACACCCAAGGGATTAGACCTGGCGGCACGGCTGGCCGTGATCAGCCTGACCATTGGCGGCCTGGCAGCAGGCTTCGCCTATGCCGCCGGCTGGATCGGCGGCGAACGTCTGACGCCACAACAAATCATCGACGCCTTCGAGGCCAACGCCGGGAAGTTTCCCGGCTACCGCAAGAACCACGCGAAAGGCATCTGCATTACCGGGCACTTCGAGAGCAGCGGCCAAGCGACAAGCCTGTCCCGCGCCAGCGTATTCGCGCCCGGCAAAGTGCCGGTGATCGGTCGCCTGGCCATTGGCGGGAGCAATCCGCACGTACCGGACGCCGGCGTTCCGGTCCGCAGCATGGCCCTGCTCTTCCAGCTACCCGGTGGAGAGCAGTGGCGCACTGGCATGAACTCTTTCCCAGTGTTGCCGGTAGCCACTCCGGAAGCGTTCTACGAACAGGTATTGGCCTCGCGTCCCGACCCCGCTACCGGCAAGCCGGACCCGGCAAAGATGCAGGCATTCTTCGCCGCCCACCCGGAAAGTACTGCCTTCCGCCAATGGGCCCAGACCGCGAAACCCAGCAACAGCTTCGCCAACGTCGCCTACAACGGCGTCAATGCCTTCCGCCTGGTGGATGCCGACGATAATGGCCACTACGTGCGCTGGTCGATGCAGCCCGAGACGCCCTTTGAACCAATTGGCGAAGCCGGTAACGACCCGGAGTTTCTCAGTCATGACCTGCAGCAGCGCCTCTCCCAGGGCCCCCTGCGCTGGCATCTGATACTGACTTTGGCCGACCTCGGGGACCCCACCCACGACGCAACTCGCCAATGGCCGGCCGATCGCAAGCAGGTGGACGCCGGCACCCTGGTGGTGGAAAGCGCAGAATCTCAGGACACCGGCGCCTGCCGCGACATCAACTACGACCCACTGGTGTTGCCCGGCGGCATCGAGGCCTCGGACGACCCGATTCTCGCCGCGCGCTCGGCCGCCTATGCCGTGTCCTACAACCGCCGCACCCGTGAAGGTGCGCCACACCCCGAGCAAGGAGCCCAGCCATGAGCGCACCGACCCATTTCAATCCGTTGCTGCGTGTACTGCACTGGCTGATGGCGATCCTCTTGCTGGCCATGCTGTTCATTGGCGTCAGCATGGTGGGCGACCTGTCCCCCCGC
This window contains:
- a CDS encoding catalase family peroxidase, which translates into the protein MSKATPKGLDLAARLAVISLTIGGLAAGFAYAAGWIGGERLTPQQIIDAFEANAGKFPGYRKNHAKGICITGHFESSGQATSLSRASVFAPGKVPVIGRLAIGGSNPHVPDAGVPVRSMALLFQLPGGEQWRTGMNSFPVLPVATPEAFYEQVLASRPDPATGKPDPAKMQAFFAAHPESTAFRQWAQTAKPSNSFANVAYNGVNAFRLVDADDNGHYVRWSMQPETPFEPIGEAGNDPEFLSHDLQQRLSQGPLRWHLILTLADLGDPTHDATRQWPADRKQVDAGTLVVESAESQDTGACRDINYDPLVLPGGIEASDDPILAARSAAYAVSYNRRTREGAPHPEQGAQP